Proteins encoded within one genomic window of Pseudalkalibacillus sp. SCS-8:
- a CDS encoding amidase domain-containing protein: protein MDWLTTLQKFIEEHNASFTTDYMRDERINTLESEALVRRAKSMKERNAVIVNAQVKAKILDKTTVDDTEEVIYLIQRSYLIKQTMKFYVEECLEKRKATIGNGEITRDVSLVMEGREKSDPPSIERDEEIISMPRYRYNRLEAVKYAERWWNSHNPAYRLFENDCTNFVSQCMHAGGAPMRGYPNRSKGWWYRSNNWSYSWAVANTLRWHLSGSKQGLRGQEVRSPEQLIPGDVICYDFDGDGRWQHNTIVVAKDEMGMPLVNAHTHNSRMRYWDYTDSTAYTPKIKYKFFRIVDG, encoded by the coding sequence ATGGATTGGCTGACGACCTTACAGAAATTTATTGAAGAACATAATGCCTCCTTCACTACAGACTATATGAGAGATGAACGGATCAATACGCTCGAAAGTGAAGCATTGGTGCGGAGAGCGAAAAGCATGAAAGAGCGTAACGCCGTCATCGTCAATGCACAGGTGAAGGCGAAAATACTCGATAAGACGACGGTTGATGATACTGAAGAAGTCATCTATTTGATACAACGTTCTTATTTGATCAAACAGACAATGAAATTCTATGTGGAAGAATGTCTTGAAAAGCGGAAAGCGACCATCGGGAACGGTGAGATCACAAGAGACGTTTCCTTGGTCATGGAGGGAAGGGAAAAATCGGATCCTCCATCAATTGAGCGGGACGAAGAAATCATATCGATGCCGAGGTATCGTTATAATCGATTGGAAGCGGTGAAGTACGCTGAACGTTGGTGGAATTCGCACAACCCAGCCTATCGTCTATTTGAAAATGATTGTACGAACTTCGTATCTCAATGCATGCATGCAGGAGGAGCACCGATGAGGGGGTACCCGAATCGGTCTAAAGGCTGGTGGTACCGTAGCAATAATTGGAGTTACAGCTGGGCTGTCGCTAATACACTGCGCTGGCATTTAAGTGGATCAAAGCAAGGGTTGCGTGGCCAGGAAGTGCGATCACCCGAGCAGCTTATCCCAGGTGATGTCATCTGTTACGATTTCGATGGAGATGGGCGCTGGCAGCATAACACGATTGTCGTAGCCAAGGATGAGATGGGGATGCCGCTGGTGAACGCCCATACTCATAATAGCAGGATGCGGTATTGGGATTATACAGACTCAACAGCTTATACCCCAAAAATCAAATACAAATTCTTCCGCATTGTGGACGGGTGA
- a CDS encoding methylated-DNA--[protein]-cysteine S-methyltransferase → METTLVVQYGEMESPVGPLTLLKTEKGLCRIDFGSAEENLPLINAWLKKQALKAELTFDHASFQPFIEQINEYFNRERTHFDIPIALFGSTFQKKVWEGLVKIPYGETYSYKDVATMIGSPKAVRAIGSANNKNPLPIIIPCHRVIGSNGSLVGYGGGLDKKEILLNLEQEEPSQICS, encoded by the coding sequence ATGGAGACGACACTTGTTGTACAATATGGGGAGATGGAAAGTCCAGTCGGTCCCCTGACGTTACTGAAAACTGAAAAGGGATTATGCCGGATTGATTTCGGATCGGCAGAGGAAAATCTTCCTCTTATCAATGCCTGGTTGAAGAAACAAGCTCTAAAAGCTGAATTGACCTTCGATCATGCGTCGTTTCAACCTTTTATCGAACAGATTAATGAATACTTCAATCGAGAACGGACGCACTTTGACATTCCGATCGCACTCTTCGGTTCTACTTTCCAAAAGAAGGTGTGGGAAGGACTGGTGAAAATTCCTTATGGAGAAACTTACTCCTATAAGGATGTGGCGACGATGATTGGTTCCCCTAAAGCAGTAAGGGCAATTGGAAGTGCGAACAACAAAAACCCGCTCCCAATCATCATACCTTGCCACCGAGTCATCGGAAGCAATGGCTCACTTGTCGGTTACGGTGGTGGACTTGATAAGAAAGAGATTCTTTTGAATCTTGAACAAGAAGAGCCATCTCAGATCTGTTCATAA
- the trmL gene encoding tRNA (uridine(34)/cytosine(34)/5-carboxymethylaminomethyluridine(34)-2'-O)-methyltransferase TrmL, translating to MVLSVHIVLFQPEIPANTGNIARTCAATDTSLHLIRPLGFSTDDKMLKRAGLDYWEHVNISYYDSIDEFFEKTEGEYFYLTKYGKKPHTTFDYSNPEEDYYFVFGKETTGLPDEIIEANMDRCLRIPMTDNVRSLNLSNTAAILVYEALRQQDFLHLE from the coding sequence ATGGTTTTGTCGGTACACATCGTTTTGTTTCAACCTGAAATTCCAGCTAATACAGGAAACATTGCAAGGACTTGTGCGGCTACAGATACGTCGTTACATCTGATCCGTCCTCTAGGGTTTTCAACTGATGATAAGATGTTAAAAAGAGCAGGACTGGATTATTGGGAGCATGTCAACATATCCTATTATGATTCGATAGATGAGTTCTTCGAGAAGACGGAGGGGGAGTATTTCTACCTGACGAAATACGGTAAGAAGCCTCATACAACATTTGATTACAGCAATCCTGAAGAAGATTATTATTTCGTATTCGGTAAGGAGACGACCGGTCTTCCGGATGAAATCATCGAAGCGAACATGGATCGGTGTCTTCGGATTCCAATGACCGATAATGTGCGTTCATTAAATTTGTCGAATACCGCGGCAATTCTCGTTTACGAGGCGCTGAGACAGCAAGACTTTCTACATTTGGAATAG